One segment of Vibrio gazogenes DNA contains the following:
- the trpR gene encoding trp operon repressor, whose protein sequence is MLQQPKFTDWQALLDLLREASKQDRLAMVLTMMMSSDERETLVSRINIFHELLKGDLSQRQISQMLGVGVATITRGSNELKSCTEENKAALMALLLGEN, encoded by the coding sequence ATGTTACAGCAACCAAAATTTACTGATTGGCAGGCTTTATTAGATCTGCTGAGAGAAGCATCGAAACAGGATCGTTTGGCAATGGTGTTGACGATGATGATGAGCTCAGATGAGCGGGAAACGTTGGTTTCCAGAATCAATATATTTCATGAGTTACTCAAAGGTGATTTATCTCAGCGACAGATCAGTCAAATGCTGGGGGTTGGGGTCGCAACGATTACCAGAGGTTCGAACGAACTCAAATCATGTACTGAAGAGAATAAAGCAGCCTTGATGGCGCTGCTGCTTGGAGAGAATTAG
- a CDS encoding putative bifunctional diguanylate cyclase/phosphodiesterase has product MKLSHRILLLIAPVVLLSAAASNYIIYVMQKDALIKRTNSYLQLNMEKLAGYYRQTNTLVSSYAYTLAKSDIIRHYISHEQNPFRELELIDNLNDTIYVLQPKQQQFIALSILDSQHKVLYYADTSHDPFALMDPKLLKDTEQVYQQSKKPTYVGYNENSSGEDVLIRYDVLDTKTLQTPLSYNQNEIFFVLVYATLDRFNHLKKVLEYDNQTAIFFTHQPSENQSARKEDLIQTVELQPGWFATLAPAPLILNQQLNTIQKELILAFNISAFFTVALLLLLLYRHVINPITRLDHQLQQVENRQRKNIEVLSSNDEIGRLSSRFYMMYTELEKTYQQTKLLAENDHLTNLANRHQFQRHAKAILAQAHTYVWALYIDLDNFKYVNDKYGHQIGDSLLINFANHIETLCQHFNQSYQVHCLAARLSGDEFAILLQSSTQQPEIADRFAQKLLEPIQSRIHSPIGHFPITASIGIATFPEDGQHIEKLLSNADTAMYQAKNAGKNQIAHYSKALDKIVQRRANIERALRNCAFDDEFSLVYQPYFTCSEKTITGFEVLLRWESVQLGEISPDEFIPIAEQTGLFGDIDRWVIHKAFAEFATLQKIQNEPKKVAINLSSAELNSLQLAEYVESLAHTYQIPSHLVEFEITETFAAESQGFPLLHQLSKLGFDLTIDDFGSGYTSISQLVQYPVQKIKLDRHFLDTLIATQKHQVVKLLIDLCHSQNMEVTAEGIETESMYQWLQKYQCDYLQGYYFGKPLSITELTTLAEQSKGTA; this is encoded by the coding sequence ATGAAACTCAGCCATAGAATATTATTACTCATCGCACCTGTTGTTTTATTGAGTGCCGCAGCATCAAATTACATTATTTATGTGATGCAAAAAGATGCACTGATAAAACGTACCAATAGCTACCTACAGCTCAACATGGAAAAATTAGCAGGCTATTATCGTCAGACGAATACGCTGGTGAGTAGCTATGCCTACACATTGGCTAAAAGCGATATTATTCGCCATTATATTAGCCATGAACAAAATCCGTTTCGAGAACTTGAACTGATTGATAACCTGAATGATACCATTTATGTACTTCAGCCCAAGCAGCAACAGTTTATCGCATTATCGATTTTGGACAGTCAGCATAAGGTTCTTTACTACGCCGACACAAGCCATGATCCCTTTGCCTTAATGGATCCCAAACTTCTCAAAGACACCGAGCAAGTTTACCAGCAGAGCAAAAAGCCAACTTATGTTGGCTATAATGAAAATTCATCAGGAGAAGATGTCTTAATTCGTTATGATGTTTTAGATACCAAAACACTGCAAACACCGCTGAGTTATAATCAAAATGAAATCTTTTTTGTGCTTGTCTACGCAACGCTTGATCGTTTCAATCATCTAAAAAAGGTCCTCGAGTACGATAATCAAACCGCCATTTTTTTCACGCATCAACCTTCGGAAAATCAATCAGCCCGAAAAGAAGACCTGATTCAAACCGTTGAACTTCAGCCCGGCTGGTTCGCTACGTTGGCGCCGGCACCATTGATTCTGAATCAACAGCTCAATACTATTCAGAAAGAATTAATCTTAGCGTTTAATATCTCTGCATTTTTTACCGTTGCTCTGTTATTGCTTCTGCTGTATCGGCATGTCATAAACCCAATCACCCGGCTGGATCATCAATTACAGCAAGTTGAAAATAGACAGCGCAAAAATATTGAAGTTCTGTCGAGCAACGATGAAATCGGACGCTTATCATCACGCTTTTATATGATGTATACCGAACTGGAAAAGACCTACCAGCAAACCAAGTTATTGGCAGAAAACGATCACCTCACTAATCTGGCGAACCGACATCAGTTTCAACGTCACGCGAAAGCTATTCTGGCTCAGGCTCACACATATGTCTGGGCACTCTATATTGATTTAGACAACTTCAAATATGTCAATGATAAGTATGGGCATCAAATCGGAGATTCCCTGCTGATTAATTTTGCCAATCATATCGAAACACTATGCCAACACTTTAATCAGAGTTATCAAGTGCATTGCCTGGCTGCGCGGCTTTCCGGAGATGAATTTGCCATTCTGCTTCAATCATCGACTCAACAACCGGAAATTGCAGATAGGTTTGCACAAAAACTATTAGAACCAATACAAAGCCGGATTCATTCGCCAATAGGACACTTTCCGATTACCGCCAGTATCGGGATTGCGACCTTCCCGGAAGATGGTCAACATATTGAGAAACTTCTGTCCAATGCCGATACAGCAATGTATCAGGCAAAGAATGCAGGCAAGAACCAGATTGCACACTACTCAAAAGCACTTGATAAAATCGTCCAGCGCCGGGCGAATATTGAGCGAGCGCTGAGAAACTGCGCTTTCGATGATGAGTTTAGTTTGGTCTATCAGCCCTATTTTACCTGCTCCGAAAAAACCATCACTGGATTTGAAGTCTTACTGCGCTGGGAATCGGTCCAGTTGGGAGAGATCTCTCCTGACGAGTTCATTCCTATTGCTGAGCAAACCGGGTTATTTGGTGATATCGACCGTTGGGTTATTCATAAGGCCTTTGCAGAGTTCGCAACACTTCAAAAGATTCAGAATGAACCGAAAAAAGTTGCAATCAACCTGTCATCCGCAGAACTAAACTCCTTACAATTGGCAGAATATGTCGAATCTCTCGCGCACACTTATCAGATTCCATCCCATTTGGTCGAGTTTGAAATTACTGAAACATTCGCCGCGGAATCTCAGGGTTTTCCACTATTACACCAGTTATCGAAACTCGGGTTTGATTTGACGATCGATGACTTTGGCTCAGGATACACATCGATTTCTCAGTTAGTTCAATATCCAGTCCAAAAAATAAAATTAGATCGTCATTTTCTTGATACTTTAATTGCCACTCAAAAGCATCAGGTGGTGAAGCTATTAATTGACCTATGCCACTCTCAAAATATGGAAGTAACCGCTGAAGGGATCGAAACAGAAAGCATGTATCAATGGCTGCAGAAATACCAATGTGATTATTTACAGGGATATTACTTCGGTAAACCACTATCAATCACGGAACTGACGACACTTGCAGAACAATCAAAAGGAACAGCATGA
- a CDS encoding transglycosylase SLT domain-containing protein gives MAKMLKSRFRGVRPIISFMNGSWSRVILPIVLGVFIGSGFVSRSFAQSDLTLAQQRQLYERAQLWLDQQEVKKYHRIRDQLLDYPLTPYLDYRSILVNIGDKPPLVIKNFIDSHRNFPFAGRISAPYLDALAQQKKWSVLLTYQKSTPKQEKYRCYYYTAMWHTGRKNQAYQGAESLWLSGDSVDDACDFLFSQWRKTRFFTDRQVIDRMFLAFEQRNFSLMKYLNRQLNTDQAHVQAQRLLDVYRHPKRVLTLMNENALSADDSKTAFLGLKKWAAAKPIAVYSLIAQHQLTLLTAEEQNHLALYVAKQLLDETSVSGMTKWRDQMIAESGDIQLIERRIRQEIRQGDWHHIHRWIGYLPESLQRLPQWQFWLGRSEIESGNEAEGINKLAALTELRSFYGVAASEILQQPFVYRTSTLSYNPDLIEPYQKALARIEELIEREKIAASKSEWHWLLQRVSVEERAMLARYAATAHWYHLAVVASIQAKLWANLDLRFPRAYLKWFEFFGNKNNVDPISLMSLARQESAMDIEAHSPVGAKGLMQIMPSTARHVAKKYRLQYHNASDLFNVEKNIELGSQYLHELLARYDGNRILAFAAYNAGPYRVDQWLKASDGELDVYRFIESIPFYETRGYVQNVLMFENYYRYLMGVKGDFLQHMEVETKY, from the coding sequence ATGGCTAAAATGTTAAAAAGTCGTTTTAGAGGAGTCAGGCCGATTATATCGTTCATGAACGGGTCTTGGAGTCGTGTCATATTGCCGATTGTACTGGGTGTTTTTATCGGTAGTGGCTTCGTTTCACGTAGTTTTGCTCAAAGTGATTTGACACTTGCACAACAGCGCCAGCTGTACGAGCGTGCTCAGCTCTGGCTGGATCAACAAGAAGTCAAAAAATACCATCGTATTCGTGACCAGCTGTTGGATTATCCTCTAACACCTTACCTCGATTATCGTTCCATTTTAGTCAACATTGGTGATAAGCCGCCTCTGGTCATTAAAAATTTTATTGATAGTCATCGTAATTTCCCATTTGCCGGACGAATTAGTGCGCCTTATCTGGATGCGTTGGCTCAGCAAAAGAAGTGGTCGGTATTACTGACCTATCAAAAATCGACTCCCAAACAAGAAAAATATCGTTGCTATTACTATACCGCGATGTGGCATACCGGCAGAAAAAATCAAGCATATCAGGGAGCTGAGTCACTGTGGTTGAGTGGTGACAGCGTTGATGATGCGTGTGATTTCCTGTTTTCTCAGTGGCGCAAAACACGGTTTTTTACTGATCGGCAAGTGATCGACCGAATGTTTCTCGCTTTTGAACAGCGAAATTTTTCTCTGATGAAGTATTTGAATCGGCAGTTGAATACGGATCAAGCGCATGTTCAAGCGCAGCGATTGCTTGATGTATATCGTCATCCAAAGCGGGTACTGACACTCATGAATGAGAATGCATTGAGTGCCGATGATTCTAAAACTGCCTTTCTTGGGTTGAAAAAATGGGCAGCAGCGAAGCCGATTGCAGTGTATTCACTGATCGCGCAACATCAGTTGACGTTACTGACCGCTGAAGAACAGAATCATCTTGCGCTTTATGTCGCCAAGCAATTGCTGGATGAAACATCCGTATCCGGTATGACGAAGTGGCGGGATCAAATGATTGCAGAAAGTGGCGACATTCAGCTCATTGAACGGCGTATTCGTCAAGAAATCAGGCAGGGAGATTGGCATCATATTCATCGTTGGATTGGCTATTTGCCGGAATCGCTACAACGGTTGCCCCAATGGCAATTCTGGCTTGGTCGCAGCGAGATCGAATCGGGTAATGAAGCCGAAGGGATCAATAAATTAGCTGCGCTTACCGAGTTGCGAAGTTTTTATGGGGTCGCCGCGTCTGAAATTCTGCAACAGCCATTTGTCTATCGAACCAGTACTCTGAGCTATAACCCTGATTTGATTGAACCCTATCAAAAAGCGCTGGCTCGGATTGAGGAATTGATTGAGCGGGAAAAGATAGCGGCGTCTAAAAGTGAGTGGCATTGGTTACTTCAGCGTGTTTCAGTGGAAGAACGTGCGATGTTGGCACGCTATGCTGCAACTGCCCATTGGTATCATTTGGCTGTAGTTGCTTCGATTCAGGCCAAGCTGTGGGCAAACTTGGATCTGCGTTTTCCCAGAGCGTATCTCAAATGGTTTGAGTTTTTTGGTAATAAAAACAATGTTGATCCGATCTCATTGATGTCTTTGGCAAGGCAGGAAAGTGCAATGGATATTGAAGCGCATTCTCCGGTGGGAGCGAAGGGGTTGATGCAAATCATGCCATCTACGGCTCGCCATGTGGCCAAAAAATATCGATTGCAATATCACAATGCCAGTGATCTGTTTAATGTGGAAAAAAACATCGAGCTGGGCAGTCAGTACCTCCATGAATTGCTGGCGCGATATGATGGCAATCGAATTCTGGCCTTTGCTGCATATAATGCCGGGCCATATCGGGTTGATCAATGGCTGAAAGCCTCGGATGGTGAGTTGGATGTATATCGCTTCATCGAATCGATCCCTTTCTACGAAACGAGGGGATATGTACAAAATGTACTGATGTTTGAAAACTATTACCGCTATTTGATGGGAGTAAAAGGCGATTTTTTACAGCATATGGAAGTGGAGACAAAATATTGA
- a CDS encoding class II fumarate hydratase produces the protein MEQTFRTETDSMGEVLVPADALYQAQTQRAVNNFSISKRPMPRGFIQALAYIKQAAAQTNVQLDLLADDVANAIHLASQQIIDGQHLEQFPIDIFQTGSGTSSNMNANEVIATLASQILGTQIHPNDHINMGQSSNDVVPTAIQISSALSIEQQLLPALSHLVETLNHKSTEIGHHVKTGRTHLMDAMPITFAQELSGWAHQIQHAIQGIEHSLTSVKALGQGGTAVGTGINADPRFAAAFVEHLSQKTGIQFASSENFFFNLSSQDAIVALSGQLKTTAVALMKISNDLRWMNSGPLAGLGEIELQALQPGSSIMPGKVNPVIPEATAMAAAQVIGNDATITIAGQAGNFQLNVMLPVIAHNILESIELLTNSATALADKAIATFTVRQDNLDIALAKNPILVTALNPVIGYSKAAKIAKQAYQQQRAIIDVAAEETDLSKEELEKLLDPQKLTQGGIG, from the coding sequence ATGGAACAAACATTCAGAACTGAAACCGACAGTATGGGAGAAGTGCTGGTTCCTGCGGATGCCCTCTATCAGGCACAAACACAACGCGCTGTGAATAATTTTTCCATCAGTAAACGACCAATGCCTCGTGGATTTATTCAGGCTTTAGCTTATATCAAACAAGCGGCAGCACAGACCAATGTCCAATTAGACTTGCTAGCGGATGACGTTGCCAACGCAATTCATCTCGCATCTCAACAAATCATTGATGGGCAGCACCTTGAACAGTTTCCGATTGATATTTTTCAGACCGGATCCGGAACCAGTTCAAATATGAACGCCAATGAGGTGATTGCGACACTTGCTTCCCAGATTCTCGGCACTCAGATTCATCCGAATGATCATATCAACATGGGGCAAAGCAGCAACGATGTTGTCCCGACAGCCATCCAAATCAGTAGTGCCCTTTCGATCGAACAACAACTACTCCCTGCGTTAAGTCACTTGGTTGAAACCCTCAACCATAAAAGTACTGAGATTGGTCATCATGTCAAAACAGGACGTACGCACTTAATGGATGCGATGCCGATTACATTTGCCCAAGAACTCAGTGGCTGGGCTCATCAGATTCAACACGCGATTCAAGGCATTGAGCATAGTCTCACATCAGTGAAAGCTTTAGGACAAGGTGGTACAGCTGTAGGGACGGGAATCAACGCAGATCCTCGCTTTGCGGCAGCCTTTGTTGAACATTTATCTCAAAAAACCGGGATTCAGTTTGCCAGCAGTGAAAATTTCTTTTTCAACCTCAGTAGTCAGGATGCCATCGTTGCTCTGTCAGGACAGTTAAAAACAACCGCCGTAGCACTCATGAAAATTTCCAATGATCTGCGTTGGATGAATTCAGGCCCACTCGCAGGTTTAGGAGAAATAGAACTACAAGCACTACAACCCGGCTCTTCGATCATGCCCGGCAAGGTCAATCCCGTGATTCCGGAAGCCACAGCAATGGCAGCGGCTCAGGTCATCGGCAATGATGCAACCATTACCATTGCAGGACAGGCCGGTAACTTTCAGCTCAACGTGATGTTACCTGTCATTGCTCATAATATTCTGGAAAGTATCGAACTCCTGACCAACAGCGCCACTGCGTTAGCCGATAAAGCCATCGCTACGTTTACGGTTCGTCAGGATAATTTGGATATTGCTTTAGCGAAGAATCCGATTTTAGTCACCGCACTCAATCCGGTCATCGGCTATTCCAAAGCGGCTAAAATCGCCAAACAAGCTTACCAACAGCAACGAGCAATCATTGATGTCGCGGCTGAGGAAACCGATCTCAGTAAAGAAGAATTGGAAAAACTCCTCGATCCACAAAAACTGACTCAGGGCGGGATCGGCTAA
- the hpf gene encoding ribosome hibernation-promoting factor, HPF/YfiA family, whose translation MNVNIIGKNIEVTSAIREHIEGKIKKLEKWQVDIIGCQTTFQEEPDKKKKFEAIISIPKGQLVASATHEDLYIAVNEVEQKLERQLNKLRHKPEARRTDKDKIDPSTTL comes from the coding sequence ATGAATGTAAACATTATCGGTAAAAATATTGAAGTCACCTCTGCAATCCGCGAGCATATCGAAGGGAAAATCAAAAAACTGGAAAAATGGCAAGTTGATATCATTGGCTGTCAAACCACATTCCAAGAAGAGCCGGATAAAAAGAAAAAATTCGAAGCGATTATTTCGATTCCCAAAGGACAACTGGTTGCCTCGGCTACACACGAAGATCTCTATATCGCTGTAAATGAAGTCGAACAGAAGCTAGAACGTCAGCTCAATAAACTGAGACACAAACCAGAAGCCAGACGTACCGATAAAGATAAAATTGACCCATCGACAACCTTGTAA
- the yjjX gene encoding inosine/xanthosine triphosphatase gives MTRIIVASLNPVKIKAVENAFQEVFPTVEAQVIGISVPSNVADQPMSDSETRLGALNRVANARKQSPDADFYVGLEAGVEGQFTYAWMIVESGQKRGESRSSSLPLPPEVITQLNAETELGSIMDDLFQTTNIKQQGGAIGLLTNHLLTRSSVYHQALILALVPFVNPTLYPDNLPLVPNGFR, from the coding sequence ATGACCCGAATTATTGTTGCATCACTCAACCCAGTAAAAATCAAAGCTGTAGAGAATGCCTTTCAGGAAGTATTTCCGACCGTTGAAGCACAAGTGATCGGTATATCCGTTCCCAGTAACGTTGCAGATCAACCCATGAGTGATTCAGAAACACGTTTAGGCGCATTAAACCGCGTTGCCAACGCACGAAAGCAATCCCCGGACGCTGATTTCTATGTGGGTCTGGAAGCAGGTGTAGAAGGACAATTTACTTACGCATGGATGATCGTCGAATCAGGACAAAAAAGAGGTGAATCACGCTCTTCAAGTCTGCCACTTCCGCCTGAAGTGATCACGCAATTAAATGCCGAAACCGAGCTCGGCAGTATTATGGACGACCTGTTTCAAACCACCAATATCAAACAACAGGGTGGTGCTATCGGGTTACTCACCAACCATCTTCTCACTCGCAGCTCTGTTTATCACCAAGCTTTGATTTTGGCGCTAGTACCTTTTGTCAATCCAACACTCTATCCTGACAACTTGCCCCTCGTACCGAATGGCTTCAGATAA
- a CDS encoding polyamine ABC transporter substrate-binding protein, translating to MVKKLVRILIITLAAFPLTVTASELNIYLWEDTLSKHVISQWGKYLNIPLHLFHFDNDDERSLLMLKSFQLPFDIIVLDNVSAQIFARQDAFEDLSSLENRRYIDPRWNQVCGTHAIPYFWGSVGIVYRENKIPSPPRTWSEFMNPPLAVKGHIGMIQDSVETLLPFLFAQHLSPITDSLPELRAAYHAMERFNANIITYEYALSYVRSHHKDNDNLYMALGYSGDQYSLNRYFSNNNWKFITPAGPIFIWVDCMAINRNSENKKAAKDFLNYLMRPDVAAQNALDIGAATPNMEALKRLPASFIHDESIFPPIRNMKNIIIDTELSPLNLNIRSKIINSLINQHETQP from the coding sequence ATGGTAAAAAAACTGGTTAGAATACTGATTATTACCCTTGCGGCTTTTCCTTTAACAGTCACGGCTTCAGAACTTAATATTTATCTGTGGGAAGATACACTATCAAAACATGTCATATCGCAGTGGGGTAAATATTTAAATATCCCTTTACATCTGTTCCATTTTGATAATGATGATGAACGCAGCCTTCTTATGCTGAAAAGTTTTCAACTTCCTTTTGATATTATTGTTTTAGATAATGTTTCTGCGCAAATTTTTGCCCGCCAAGATGCTTTTGAAGATCTGTCATCGCTAGAAAACCGTAGATATATCGATCCGCGTTGGAATCAAGTGTGTGGGACTCATGCCATCCCTTATTTTTGGGGAAGTGTCGGGATTGTCTATAGAGAAAATAAAATACCTTCACCACCACGGACATGGTCTGAATTTATGAATCCACCACTAGCGGTTAAAGGGCACATCGGCATGATACAAGACAGTGTTGAAACATTATTACCTTTCTTATTTGCACAGCACTTATCCCCGATAACAGATTCTTTACCTGAATTGAGAGCCGCTTATCATGCGATGGAACGTTTCAACGCCAATATTATCACTTATGAATATGCACTCAGCTACGTGAGAAGCCACCACAAAGATAATGACAATCTTTACATGGCATTAGGGTATAGTGGCGATCAGTATTCACTCAATCGATATTTCAGTAATAACAACTGGAAATTTATCACACCTGCAGGTCCAATATTTATTTGGGTAGATTGTATGGCAATCAATCGTAATTCAGAAAATAAAAAGGCGGCCAAAGATTTTCTGAATTATCTAATGCGGCCGGATGTCGCAGCTCAAAACGCGCTGGATATCGGTGCAGCGACACCCAATATGGAAGCACTCAAACGACTTCCAGCAAGTTTTATTCATGATGAGAGTATATTTCCACCCATTAGGAACATGAAGAACATCATCATTGATACGGAACTTTCACCCTTGAATTTAAATATTCGCTCTAAAATAATCAACAGTTTAATTAATCAACATGAAACTCAGCCATAG
- a CDS encoding outer membrane protein assembly factor BamD: MKYQALSGLLALTLLAGCSSSEHVVPDIPPSQLYSEAKVSLQNGNWTSAIEKLEAMDSRYPFGAYSKQVQLDLIYAYYKSDQLAMSLATIDRFMRLNPTHDKIDWVLYMRGLTNIAQDANFMQDLFNIDRSDRDPEPAKEAFADFKKLLERYPDSPYAKDAHQRLLALKNRLANYDLATADFYLRREAWIAAIRRCQELQKTFPNTEAARKSLQIQLQAYQQLGLTDAVKRTKTLIKLNPIK, encoded by the coding sequence ATGAAATACCAAGCTTTATCAGGTCTACTTGCGCTGACACTTCTAGCGGGATGCTCCAGCAGTGAACACGTTGTTCCCGATATCCCTCCTTCACAGCTCTATTCAGAAGCCAAAGTCTCTTTGCAAAACGGTAATTGGACCAGTGCAATTGAAAAATTGGAGGCCATGGACTCACGTTATCCGTTCGGAGCGTATTCAAAACAAGTCCAGCTTGATCTGATCTACGCTTATTATAAAAGTGATCAGCTCGCCATGAGTCTGGCAACGATTGATCGCTTTATGCGTTTAAATCCAACGCACGATAAAATCGATTGGGTGCTCTATATGAGGGGCTTAACCAATATCGCCCAAGATGCCAATTTTATGCAGGATCTGTTTAATATTGATCGGTCAGATCGCGATCCTGAGCCCGCGAAAGAAGCTTTTGCCGATTTTAAAAAATTACTTGAGCGCTATCCAGACAGTCCTTACGCCAAAGATGCTCATCAACGCCTTTTGGCGCTGAAGAACAGGCTGGCTAATTATGACTTGGCGACGGCAGATTTTTATTTGAGAAGGGAAGCATGGATTGCAGCGATCAGACGTTGTCAGGAACTACAAAAGACCTTCCCGAATACTGAAGCTGCGAGAAAGTCATTGCAAATACAATTGCAAGCCTATCAACAGTTGGGGTTAACTGACGCAGTGAAGCGAACGAAGACACTCATCAAATTAAACCCCATCAAATAA
- the pheA gene encoding prephenate dehydratase encodes MTSQKYSLQDIRLRLNELDDQLLQLLSERRKLSIEVAKSKVETAKPVRDADREQQLLVKLINNGKEKYQLDAPYITKVFYTIIEDSVLLQQNYLQNLANPVHRKPTSRVAFLGAKGSYSHLATREYFSRKNVELIEMNSEQFKDVTKAVESGHADYGVLPIENTSSGSINEVYDLLQRTTLHIVGELTLPIEHCLLATQDIPLEEIKVLYSHPQPLQQCSEFLGYMRHATLESCISTADAMQKVKEMNRHDVVAIGNASSGKLYGLQPIKTNIANQTENYTRFIIVARKSVEVSLQIPAKTTLIMATSQEAGALVSTLQVLQKLGINMTKLESRPVMGNPWEEMFYVDLAAHLASPEMQKALEELTRLTKFLKVLGCYPIENVKPTQVEQY; translated from the coding sequence ATGACGTCTCAGAAGTACTCTTTGCAGGATATTCGCTTAAGACTGAACGAGTTAGACGATCAGTTACTTCAATTACTTTCAGAACGCCGTAAATTGAGCATTGAAGTTGCCAAAAGCAAGGTGGAAACAGCCAAACCCGTGCGCGATGCCGATAGAGAGCAGCAATTACTGGTGAAACTGATCAATAATGGCAAAGAAAAATACCAGTTAGATGCGCCCTATATCACCAAAGTGTTCTATACCATCATTGAAGATTCAGTATTACTCCAACAAAACTATTTACAGAACTTAGCCAACCCAGTGCATAGAAAACCGACATCTCGCGTCGCTTTCCTAGGGGCAAAAGGTTCCTACTCACATTTGGCAACGCGTGAATATTTTAGTCGGAAAAATGTCGAACTGATTGAGATGAATAGTGAGCAGTTCAAAGATGTGACCAAAGCGGTTGAGTCAGGCCATGCAGATTACGGCGTATTACCAATAGAAAATACCAGTTCAGGGTCAATCAACGAAGTGTATGACCTACTCCAGCGTACAACATTACACATTGTCGGGGAATTAACCTTACCGATAGAGCATTGCCTGTTGGCAACGCAAGACATTCCTCTGGAAGAAATTAAAGTTCTTTACTCTCATCCACAACCCCTGCAACAGTGTAGTGAATTTTTAGGCTATATGCGTCATGCTACACTCGAATCTTGCATCAGTACCGCGGATGCCATGCAGAAAGTCAAAGAGATGAATCGTCATGATGTTGTCGCGATCGGTAATGCTTCCAGCGGAAAACTGTACGGGTTACAACCGATCAAAACCAATATAGCCAATCAAACCGAGAATTATACCCGTTTTATTATCGTGGCTCGTAAATCGGTCGAAGTTTCCTTACAGATCCCCGCCAAAACAACGCTCATTATGGCAACATCCCAAGAAGCCGGTGCTCTGGTTTCAACCCTTCAGGTGTTACAAAAGCTGGGAATTAATATGACTAAACTGGAGTCGAGACCGGTGATGGGCAATCCTTGGGAAGAGATGTTCTATGTTGACTTAGCTGCACATTTGGCCTCTCCCGAAATGCAGAAAGCTTTGGAAGAATTGACCCGCTTAACCAAATTCCTCAAAGTGCTGGGATGTTACCCGATTGAAAATGTAAAACCGACCCAAGTGGAACAATATTGA